A genomic window from Myotis daubentonii chromosome 4, mMyoDau2.1, whole genome shotgun sequence includes:
- the GIGYF1 gene encoding GRB10-interacting GYF protein 1 isoform X5 has translation MAAETLNFGPEWLRALSSGGSVASPPPSPAMPKYKLADYRYGREEMLALYVKENKVPDELQDKEFAAVLQEEPLQPLALEPLTEEEQRNFSLSVNSVAVLRLMGKGAGPAPGGASRGRGSTRSRGRGRGDSCFYQRSIEEGDGAFGRNPREIQRSQSWDDRGERRFEKSARRDGARSGFEEGGAGPRKEHARSDSENWRSLREEQEEEEEGSWRLGAGPRRDGDRWRSSSPDGGPRSAGWREHGDRRRKFEFDLRGDRGGCGEEDGRGGGSSSHLRRCRGPDGFDDDKDGLPEWCLDDEDEEMGTFDASGAFLPLKKGPKESIPEEQELDFQGLEEEEEEPAEGLDEEGPEAGGKELTPLPPSEKSSSPSPLATLGPLWGANGEGGDSVEKDLPVTEGDDLRGMQLSPGVGSPPGPPGDLEDDEGLKHLQQEAEKLVASLQDSSLEEEQFTAAMHTQGLRHSAAATALPLSHGAARKWFYKDPQGEIQGPFTTQEMAEWFQAGYFSMALLVKRGCDEGFQPLGEVIKMWGRVPFAPGPSPPPLLGNMDQERLKKQQELAAAALYQQLQHQQFLQLVNSRPLQQCGLREKVALGDLTPPQQQQLTTFLQQLQALKPPRSGDQNLLPTMNRSLSVPDSGSLWDIHTSASSQSGGEASLWDIPINSSTQGPILEQLQLQHKFQERREVELRVKREEEERKRREEKRRQQQQEEQKRRQEEEELFRRKQVRQQELLLKLLQQQQAVAAVPVPPAPSSPPPLWAGLAKQGLSMKTLLELQLESERQLHKQPLPRESSRAQAPNHRVLSFPIWATDFLPSIPAWGPGRYSCEPVGI, from the exons ATGGCAGCAGAGACCCTCAACTTTGGGCCTGAGTG GCTGAGGGCACTTTCTAGTGGTGGCAGCgtggcctccccgcccccatctccTGCTATGCCCAAGTACAAGCTGGCTGACTATCGATATGGGCGAGAGGAGATGCTGGCTCTCTACGTCAAGGAGAAcaag GTCCCCGATGAGCTGCAGGACAAGGAATTTGCTGCGGTGCTACAGGAGGAGCCACTGCAGCCCCTGGCCCTGGAGCCTCTGACCGAAGAGGAGCAG agAAACTTCTCCCTGTCAGTGAACAGTGTGGCTGTGCTGAGGCTGATGGGGAAaggggctggccccgccccaggcGGCGCCTCCCGTGGCAGGGGCAGCACTCGGAGCCGAG GTCGTGGCCGTGGTGACAGTTGCTTTTACCAAAGAAGCATTGAAGAAGGCGACGGGGCCTTTGGTCGAAACCCCCGGGAGATCCAGCGTAGCCAGAGTTGGGATGACAG AGGCGAGAGGCGGTTTGAGAAGTCGGCCAGGAGGGATGGAG CACGATCCGGGtttgaggagggaggggctggtccAAGGAAGGAACATGCCCGCTCAGATAGCGAGAACTGGCGTTCTCTCCGGGAGGagcaagaggaagaggaggagggcagctggagacttggggcaggaccccggcgaGATGGTGACCGCTGGCGTTCATCCAGCCCTG ATGGTGGCCCCCGCTCGGCTGGCTGGCGGGAACATGGGGACCGCCGTCGCAAGTTTGAATTTGATTTGCGAGGGGATCGAGGAGGGTGTGGTGAAGAGgatgggcggggtggggggagcagctcTCACCTCCGGAGGTGCCGAGGGCCTGATGGCTTTGATGATGACAAGGATGGGCTCCCAGAGTGGTGCCTGGATGATGAGGATGAAGAAATGGGCACCTTCGATGCCTCTGGAGCCTTCTTGCCTCTCAAG AAGGGCCCCAAGGAGTCCATTCCTGAGGAGCAGGAGCTTGACTTCCAGGgtctggaggaagaggaggaagagcctGCCGAAGGGCTGGATGAGGAGGGACCTGAGGCAG GTGGGAAGGAACTGACCCCACTGCCACCCTCAGAGAAGTCCAGCTCTCCGTCCCCATTGGCTACCTTGGGTCCACTCTGGGGAGCTAATGGGGAAGGAGGTGATTCTGTGGAGAAAGACCTGCCAGTTACTGAAG GAGATGATTTGAGGGGCATGCAGCTGAGTCCTGGGGTGGGCTCACCCCCCGGCCCGCCTGGAGATCTGGAAGATGATGAAGGCCTCAAGCACCTGCAGCAg gaggCAGAGAAGCTTGTGGCATCCCTGCAAGAcagctccctggaggaggagcaATTCACGGCTGCCATGCACACCCAGGGCCTGCGACACTCTGCAGCTGCCACTGCCCTCCCCCTCAGCCATGGTGCGGCCCGAAAATGGTTCTACAAGGACCCACAGGGAGAGATCCAAG GCCCCTTTACAACACAGGAGATGGCAGAGTGGTTCCAGGCGGGCTATTTCTCCATGGCCCTGCTTGTGAAACGTGGTTGTGATGAGGGCTTCCAGCCACTTGGTGAGGTGATCAAGATGTGGGGTCGTGTCCCCTTTGCCCCcgggccctcaccacccccactgCTG GGAAACATGGACCAGGAGCGGCTGAAGAAGCAACAGGAGCTGGCAGCCGCGGCTCTGTACCAGCAACTGCAGCACCAGCAGTTTCTTCAGCTGGTCAACAG CCGCCCCCTCCAGCAGTGTGGGCTCCGGGAAAAGGTGGCTCTGGGGGACTTGACGcccccgcagcagcagcagctcaccACCTTCCTGCAGCAGCTCCAAGCTCTCAAACCCCCCAG AAGTGGGGACCAGAACCTGCTCCCGACGATGAACCGGTCCTTGTCGGTGCCAGATTCAGGCTCCCTCTGGGATATACATACCTCAGCCTCATCACAGTCAG GCGGTGAGGCCAGTCTATGGGACATACCAATTAACTCTTCGACTCAGGGTCCAATTCTAGAACAACTCCAGCTGCAACATAAA TTCCAAGAGCGCAGAGAAGTGGAGCTCAGGGTgaagcgggaggaggaggagcgcaAGCGCCGGGAAGAGAAGCGACGCCAGCAGCAACAGGAGGAGCAGAAGCGGCgacaggaggaagaggagttgTTTCGGCGCAAGCAG GTGCGGCAACAGGAGCTACTACTGAagctgctgcagcagcagcaggcagtggCCGCAGTCCCAGTGCCCCCTgcacccagctccccacccccactgtgggCTGGCCTGGCCAAGCAAGGACTCTCCATGAAGACGCTGCTTGAACTGCAGTTGGAGAGCGAGCGACAGCTGCATAAGCAGCCTCTGCCTCGGGAGTCATCGCGGGCCCAGGCCCCCAACCACCGAGTG CTTTCTTTCCCTATTTGGGCCACTGACTTTCTGCCATCTATACCAG